A window from Lactiplantibacillus pentosus encodes these proteins:
- a CDS encoding phosphoglycerate dehydrogenase, with translation MPIVLMAQATKPEQRQQLQEQYPGWQFKDADAITPADYDEVEVLYGNHPLLKTLLARPTNQLKFVQVISAGVDYLPLKDLQAAGVLVANTSGIHADAISESVLAAMLTVVRGYHAAWLNQQGQRAWQLPMTTSTLTGQQLLIYGTGQIGQSLAAKASALGMHVIGVNTTGHPAEHFHETVAFTATEPVLATANFIVNALPLTPTTHHLFNAALFAQTKQAPMLINIGRGPAVDTTDLMAALDQHQLSMAALDVTEPEPLPADHPLWQRDDVLITPHISGQIAHFRATVFPIFAANFAQFVKDGTLARNQVDLDRGY, from the coding sequence ATGCCAATCGTTTTAATGGCGCAGGCAACGAAACCAGAGCAACGGCAACAGTTACAGGAACAGTATCCGGGGTGGCAATTTAAGGATGCCGACGCGATAACGCCAGCGGACTATGATGAAGTGGAAGTGTTGTACGGCAATCACCCGCTACTCAAGACATTATTAGCGCGGCCCACCAATCAGCTGAAATTCGTGCAAGTGATTTCCGCTGGCGTGGACTACCTGCCACTGAAAGATCTACAAGCGGCGGGTGTCCTGGTTGCGAACACCAGCGGCATTCATGCGGATGCCATCAGTGAATCCGTTTTGGCAGCGATGCTAACAGTCGTTCGTGGCTACCATGCGGCCTGGCTGAATCAACAAGGGCAGCGTGCTTGGCAATTACCAATGACGACCTCGACATTGACTGGCCAACAGTTATTGATATATGGGACTGGTCAAATTGGGCAATCCTTGGCAGCTAAGGCCAGTGCACTGGGTATGCATGTGATTGGCGTGAATACGACCGGTCATCCAGCTGAACATTTTCATGAAACGGTTGCTTTTACGGCGACGGAACCAGTGTTGGCGACGGCTAATTTTATCGTTAACGCCTTGCCATTGACGCCGACGACGCATCACCTATTTAATGCCGCGCTCTTTGCGCAGACGAAACAGGCGCCGATGTTGATCAATATTGGTCGTGGACCCGCAGTCGATACGACTGATTTAATGGCGGCCTTGGACCAGCACCAGTTAAGCATGGCGGCCCTTGATGTGACGGAACCCGAACCATTACCGGCGGACCATCCGCTCTGGCAACGCGATGACGTGTTGATTACACCACATATTTCAGGTCAGATTGCCCATTTTCGTGCGACAGTCTTTCCAATTTTTGCCGCAAACTTTGCGCAGTTCGTTAAGGACGGCACACTTGCGCGCAACCAAGTTGATCTTGACCGCGGTTATTAG
- a CDS encoding DMT family transporter, with amino-acid sequence MQFSREFKGIFLASISATFWGVSGAVAQPLFDTTDINSIWLTGIRMLGAGIALFLVSLVTHVDLWSIWRQPRDLLQIAAYTLLGLMPVQFTYFLAVEASNAATGTILQFMGPVFIALWMLVAHRQLPTRAEGLAIICALLGSFLLVTHGNPGTLVISVWALIWGLLSGVSSATNTLLPTKLLTKYDPMTVNTWSMLLGGILFNLVQPVWSIHIPLTALNISKLAFVILFGTLLAFLFFLQSLQYIRPTVVSLLDAFEPLSATVIAVVLLGVSFGWLDILGSVLIISTVFILAIGQGPNDRTAENFKESEH; translated from the coding sequence ATGCAGTTCAGTCGGGAATTTAAGGGGATTTTTCTGGCCAGTATCAGTGCGACTTTTTGGGGCGTCTCTGGTGCCGTGGCACAACCCCTTTTCGACACGACCGATATTAACTCAATTTGGCTCACTGGGATTCGCATGCTGGGAGCCGGAATTGCGTTGTTCCTCGTCAGTTTAGTGACGCACGTTGATTTGTGGTCAATTTGGCGACAGCCCCGTGACTTGCTACAAATCGCAGCTTACACGTTGCTTGGGCTGATGCCAGTACAGTTCACGTATTTCTTGGCTGTCGAAGCGAGTAACGCCGCTACGGGAACCATTTTACAGTTCATGGGGCCGGTATTCATCGCCCTCTGGATGTTAGTGGCGCACCGTCAATTGCCGACTCGTGCTGAGGGACTCGCCATTATTTGCGCCTTATTAGGGTCATTTTTACTAGTGACCCACGGCAATCCTGGCACGCTGGTCATCTCCGTCTGGGCCTTGATTTGGGGGCTGTTATCCGGGGTCTCCTCGGCAACTAATACTTTATTGCCGACCAAGTTGCTCACCAAATACGATCCGATGACCGTCAATACCTGGTCGATGCTACTGGGCGGGATTCTATTTAACCTCGTTCAACCAGTCTGGTCGATCCATATACCGTTGACGGCACTGAACATCAGCAAACTGGCCTTTGTTATTTTGTTCGGAACGTTGCTGGCTTTTCTATTCTTCCTGCAAAGTCTGCAATACATCCGCCCAACCGTCGTGAGTTTGCTTGATGCTTTCGAACCACTGTCAGCGACCGTCATTGCCGTCGTTTTACTGGGCGTCAGCTTTGGCTGGCTCGACATTCTTGGCAGCGTACTGATCATTAGCACCGTCTTCATTCTCGCAATTGGGCAGGGCCCCAATGACCGTACCGCTGAAAATTTCAAAGAATCTGAACACTGA
- a CDS encoding ketopantoate reductase family protein: protein MHFTVLGAGAMGLRYGVLLQEAGNQVDFVDTWQKNVDQIHRQGGVYVSRDHQNRHLVPVKVSTPEDYHDNPDVWVVFTKQMQLADFLTRTAHAFNDQQYVLTCMNGIGHVEKLLQYFKPDKLLAGTALVATVLNGPGDVDFIGARGAGTMNLANYTEQPDEMTHKIVAELDKCQFHPNLTTNFRGTLLAKVVFNSVVNTLCTLFEITMGEFAAYPGADELSRQLIDEAYDVCERDGITMLNTRAEELASVNYVSKVANPLHYPSMYQDMSHNRPTEVDYINGYLVKLGQKHQYQAKTHAFLTHLVHLAETTRQAAEKTEQTTEQADATATTSATEQASA, encoded by the coding sequence ATGCATTTTACAGTACTCGGCGCAGGCGCCATGGGATTACGTTACGGTGTGTTATTACAAGAAGCAGGCAATCAGGTCGATTTTGTGGATACCTGGCAGAAAAATGTGGATCAAATTCATCGGCAAGGTGGCGTGTACGTCTCCCGCGACCATCAAAATCGCCACTTAGTTCCCGTCAAAGTCTCGACACCCGAGGACTACCATGATAATCCGGATGTCTGGGTCGTTTTCACGAAACAGATGCAGCTTGCCGACTTTTTGACTCGCACCGCCCACGCATTCAACGACCAACAGTACGTCCTCACTTGTATGAACGGCATAGGACACGTTGAAAAATTATTACAATACTTCAAGCCTGACAAATTATTAGCAGGAACCGCATTAGTCGCAACGGTCTTAAACGGCCCTGGCGACGTCGACTTTATTGGGGCGCGTGGTGCTGGCACGATGAATCTGGCTAATTATACGGAACAACCAGACGAGATGACCCACAAAATCGTTGCTGAATTGGACAAATGTCAGTTCCATCCGAACTTAACCACTAATTTCCGCGGCACCCTCTTGGCTAAAGTCGTCTTCAACTCCGTAGTCAACACCCTCTGCACGTTGTTCGAAATTACGATGGGCGAATTTGCTGCCTATCCCGGAGCCGATGAACTCAGCCGCCAGCTCATCGATGAAGCGTACGATGTCTGTGAACGCGACGGCATTACGATGCTCAATACGCGGGCTGAAGAATTAGCCTCGGTCAACTACGTCAGTAAAGTCGCCAATCCGCTCCACTACCCATCGATGTACCAAGATATGTCGCACAACCGGCCAACCGAAGTGGATTACATCAATGGCTACTTAGTTAAATTAGGCCAAAAGCACCAGTATCAGGCCAAAACCCACGCATTCCTGACTCACCTCGTTCACTTGGCTGAAACGACGCGTCAAGCCGCTGAAAAGACTGAACAAACGACTGAACAAGCAGATGCAACGGCGACAACTTCAGCTACAGAACAAGCGAGCGCCTAA
- a CDS encoding flavodoxin produces MATAKVIFATITGNNEDVADIITEKFEKLGVDVAKEEISQADATEFNDVDICVVVPYTYDEGALPEEGLDFYEDLQDLDLTGKIYGCAGSGDTFYDDDYCKAVTDFSQAFKKAGATQGAKDVFVNLAPEADDVKALDAFTEQLVAKVQ; encoded by the coding sequence ATGGCCACTGCTAAAGTTATTTTTGCCACAATTACCGGTAATAATGAGGACGTTGCCGATATTATTACTGAAAAATTTGAAAAACTTGGAGTCGATGTTGCCAAAGAAGAAATCTCGCAAGCCGACGCCACGGAATTCAACGATGTCGATATTTGCGTCGTGGTCCCTTATACCTACGATGAAGGCGCGCTCCCTGAAGAAGGGCTCGATTTCTACGAAGACTTACAAGATCTCGATTTGACCGGCAAAATCTACGGTTGCGCCGGTTCCGGAGATACGTTCTACGATGACGATTACTGTAAAGCCGTCACCGATTTCAGTCAGGCGTTCAAAAAAGCTGGCGCGACTCAGGGAGCCAAGGATGTGTTCGTTAACCTTGCTCCTGAAGCGGATGACGTCAAGGCACTGGATGCGTTCACTGAACAACTAGTTGCCAAGGTGCAATAA
- a CDS encoding NADPH-dependent F420 reductase, protein MQITIFGKGNMGQAIGHNFEAAGQTVTYYSSKDQATTFGDLIVMAVPYPALAALAKQYATELKGKIVIDITNPLNFDTWDSLVVPADSSAAQELQKQLPDSKVLKAFNTTFAATLQSGQVNGKEPTTVLVAGDDDDAKHQLAQALAGSPLQVKDAGKLKRARELEAVGFLQMTLAASEQIGWDGGFAVIK, encoded by the coding sequence ATGCAAATTACAATTTTTGGTAAGGGTAATATGGGACAAGCTATTGGGCACAACTTTGAAGCAGCTGGTCAAACGGTGACTTATTACAGTTCTAAAGATCAAGCGACGACATTTGGTGACCTGATCGTAATGGCAGTGCCATACCCAGCCCTAGCAGCCCTTGCAAAGCAGTATGCGACTGAATTGAAGGGTAAAATCGTCATTGATATTACGAATCCATTGAACTTTGATACTTGGGACAGCCTGGTGGTGCCTGCCGATAGTTCTGCGGCGCAGGAGCTACAGAAGCAATTGCCTGACAGCAAGGTGCTCAAAGCGTTCAACACGACCTTCGCTGCCACCTTGCAAAGTGGACAGGTCAATGGCAAAGAACCCACGACCGTGCTAGTTGCCGGTGATGATGACGATGCCAAACACCAATTAGCACAAGCGTTAGCCGGAAGCCCGTTACAAGTCAAGGACGCTGGTAAGCTCAAGCGTGCTCGTGAATTGGAAGCAGTTGGCTTCTTGCAGATGACGTTAGCAGCTAGTGAACAAATTGGCTGGGACGGCGGCTTTGCGGTCATCAAGTAG
- a CDS encoding bacterial Ig-like domain-containing protein, giving the protein MREQAKRYKMYKSGKIWVFAGITLITLNLTMINGRADDTDAAPVTDTATQVLPTEQQPELTLNKTEQTSGDNAARAEISDAPASAEAVTTDSQAADTVQESMVAAPAESHADASVQVSTEQPNQSVVSDQTAESPIADGQLLVEPAPDVVGNHDSSSVHSDSEQAADREANEITEAPESLLVGPDVSGTDTEQPVLTESKDMVRRQELRANELGRDEEYPQRTEVTGNFGVDWWFDAQTGTLSLGGGNLEMQWVPDPYYNPWWNYIWIEQVTKVMIVDNIFVGKRMDGLFANFKNVEQYIGLEKIDTSQVRMMDRVFYNNISLTTLDLSGWDTSSVVWMNNLFGVAVPLSSKLVTLNLNGWNTSKVTDMTNMFIYTSSLKTVIGLDKFNTEKVTRMFNMFCGAGFTVLDISNFSSASLVDMGAMFAVMPNVTNIIFGSQFDTKRVEEFRLAFAYSPKLETLDLSGFDMTSNKNGIAGMFFGAINLKKLTLGPHVNLAKFPDELSPSGLSGPYLSEKYSGRWVNLDDPNDTLTTQELIARYSGNGAAMATYIWEANQAVIDLHDVTIDAGDDWNWSHSIDGLVDQFGNPVDVQALYAANPKAVKLHGDRVNTKRPGTYQVTFKYAGKTVTALVIVKADQTSLNVHDTDLHAGGTWQPQDAFDGATDKDGQPIDFSNVTVTGDVNPAVPGEYQVTYTVGNQSQTITVTVKENQASLNLHQHHVTVHTDGQGGSTWQPQTNFHNATDVDGQPVDWSAIEVIGMPDWTTAGDYQVTYQFKNQHGKLVAATVTITVVIEEDDEQGDSQSALQVQDSTLQVGDAWQPEANVVVVTDVNGDTVPFDELLVTGTVDTTKVGVYEITYQYTDASGKVFTEVVTVTVVEADDGDANGEQPDESEQPGDGSNTEQPGDGDANEPDESEQPDAGEQPAQPDDGDDTDGSDEQGQSGNGSQTEQPSEQPQAGDTGSHGKPGVGNTGKPGTLGANNQETNGNVLGKTGINHGSNDHSSDANGATQAALTDLSAGTDGRSRAGLNASNQTTKQLGQASSSSSVQPASAKIGATHLPQTSEQASHSGIWGALLLGLTVCGGWLGLRRKQ; this is encoded by the coding sequence ATGAGAGAACAAGCAAAACGGTATAAAATGTACAAAAGTGGTAAAATTTGGGTATTTGCTGGAATAACGCTGATTACCTTAAACCTGACCATGATTAATGGGCGCGCGGATGACACTGATGCGGCCCCGGTGACGGATACTGCAACCCAAGTTTTACCAACCGAGCAGCAACCCGAGCTGACACTGAACAAGACTGAACAAACATCTGGCGATAATGCAGCCAGAGCAGAAATCAGTGATGCACCGGCAAGTGCTGAAGCCGTGACAACCGACTCACAAGCGGCGGACACTGTCCAGGAATCCATGGTGGCAGCGCCCGCTGAAAGTCATGCTGATGCTTCAGTGCAAGTTTCTACTGAACAACCAAATCAGTCAGTGGTTTCCGACCAAACCGCTGAAAGCCCGATTGCAGATGGGCAACTGCTTGTTGAGCCAGCGCCGGATGTTGTGGGCAATCATGATAGTTCATCAGTACACTCTGATTCAGAACAAGCTGCAGATCGTGAGGCTAATGAAATCACCGAAGCACCAGAAAGTTTGCTTGTCGGCCCTGATGTCAGCGGAACAGACACTGAACAACCTGTGCTAACGGAATCAAAAGACATGGTGCGCCGCCAGGAACTGCGTGCTAATGAATTAGGACGAGACGAGGAATACCCGCAGCGTACAGAAGTGACTGGTAATTTTGGTGTCGATTGGTGGTTTGATGCGCAGACTGGTACGTTATCTCTAGGTGGCGGTAATTTAGAAATGCAATGGGTTCCTGATCCATACTATAATCCATGGTGGAATTATATATGGATTGAGCAAGTTACTAAAGTTATGATCGTGGATAATATTTTTGTCGGAAAGAGAATGGATGGCCTCTTCGCAAATTTTAAAAATGTCGAACAATATATTGGCTTGGAGAAAATTGATACTAGCCAAGTACGGATGATGGACAGGGTCTTTTATAACAATATTAGTCTGACGACACTAGATCTTAGCGGCTGGGACACGAGCAGCGTTGTGTGGATGAATAATTTGTTTGGGGTAGCTGTACCGCTGTCTTCGAAACTGGTGACGTTAAATTTAAACGGATGGAATACTAGTAAAGTTACCGACATGACTAACATGTTTATCTATACTAGCAGTCTTAAAACAGTGATTGGGCTAGATAAATTTAATACAGAAAAAGTAACTCGCATGTTCAATATGTTTTGTGGCGCAGGTTTCACGGTTCTAGACATATCCAATTTTTCGAGTGCAAGTTTGGTCGACATGGGTGCGATGTTCGCTGTGATGCCTAATGTGACTAATATTATATTTGGGTCTCAGTTTGATACTAAACGAGTAGAAGAGTTTCGACTAGCCTTTGCGTATAGTCCCAAGTTAGAAACATTGGACTTATCTGGGTTTGATATGACATCCAACAAAAATGGCATTGCTGGGATGTTTTTCGGCGCAATTAATCTTAAAAAATTAACACTTGGTCCGCATGTCAATTTAGCTAAATTTCCGGACGAGCTTTCCCCAAGTGGTTTATCCGGTCCCTATCTGTCCGAAAAATATAGCGGCCGCTGGGTCAACCTTGACGACCCAAATGACACTTTGACCACTCAAGAGCTGATTGCGCGCTACTCCGGCAACGGTGCCGCTATGGCGACGTATATTTGGGAGGCCAATCAAGCCGTTATCGACTTACATGACGTGACTATCGATGCCGGTGACGACTGGAATTGGTCTCACAGTATCGACGGGCTAGTTGACCAGTTTGGCAATCCAGTCGATGTGCAAGCGTTATATGCCGCCAATCCCAAGGCGGTCAAACTGCACGGGGACCGCGTGAATACGAAACGTCCAGGAACTTATCAAGTGACGTTTAAGTACGCGGGGAAAACGGTGACGGCTTTGGTGATCGTCAAAGCTGACCAGACTAGTCTGAACGTTCATGATACCGACTTGCACGCTGGCGGAACTTGGCAACCACAGGATGCGTTTGACGGTGCAACGGACAAGGATGGTCAGCCAATTGATTTTAGCAACGTCACGGTGACTGGCGACGTCAATCCGGCAGTACCCGGGGAGTATCAAGTGACCTACACGGTTGGCAATCAGAGTCAGACCATCACGGTGACGGTCAAAGAAAATCAGGCAAGTTTGAATCTTCACCAACACCACGTGACGGTGCATACGGATGGGCAGGGTGGCAGTACTTGGCAACCACAAACCAACTTCCATAATGCGACGGATGTTGACGGACAACCCGTTGACTGGTCCGCAATCGAAGTTATCGGAATGCCTGATTGGACGACTGCTGGCGACTATCAAGTCACATATCAGTTTAAAAACCAGCATGGCAAATTAGTTGCGGCAACGGTCACGATTACCGTCGTGATTGAAGAAGATGACGAACAGGGTGATTCACAGAGCGCACTCCAAGTTCAAGATTCAACGCTGCAAGTTGGCGATGCCTGGCAGCCGGAAGCAAACGTGGTCGTTGTGACGGACGTCAATGGCGACACCGTACCGTTTGATGAACTGCTGGTGACCGGAACCGTGGATACCACGAAGGTGGGCGTCTACGAAATCACTTACCAATATACCGATGCGAGTGGTAAGGTATTTACCGAAGTCGTGACGGTGACGGTCGTCGAAGCTGACGATGGTGATGCGAACGGTGAGCAGCCGGATGAATCTGAACAACCTGGCGATGGATCGAATACTGAACAACCTGGCGACGGTGATGCCAACGAACCGGATGAATCGGAACAGCCGGATGCCGGAGAACAGCCAGCTCAGCCGGACGATGGCGATGATACTGACGGTTCTGATGAACAAGGCCAATCTGGTAATGGCAGTCAGACTGAACAACCTAGTGAACAACCACAAGCTGGTGACACGGGTAGCCATGGTAAGCCGGGCGTAGGTAACACCGGCAAACCGGGTACTTTAGGCGCTAATAATCAGGAAACTAATGGTAATGTGCTAGGCAAAACTGGCATCAATCACGGTTCAAACGACCATTCGAGCGATGCTAATGGCGCGACTCAAGCAGCCCTGACTGATTTATCAGCAGGAACGGATGGGCGATCGCGTGCTGGCCTGAATGCTAGCAACCAAACAACGAAGCAACTTGGCCAAGCTTCATCATCCAGCTCTGTTCAGCCAGCTTCTGCCAAAATCGGGGCGACGCACTTGCCACAAACGAGTGAACAAGCAAGCCATTCCGGTATCTGGGGTGCCTTGCTACTGGGCTTGACGGTATGTGGTGGCTGGTTGGGATTACGCCGCAAGCAGTAG